The DNA region GTAACAGGTCTGCTACGTCCTGATCACCGTCCCTCACCAGATCCAAGGGCGTTGCTCCGTCTCTATTCTTTTTAGTAGCATCCGCGCCGTGTCTCAACAGTAGGCGCACTATCTCGTATTTCCCTTTAGCTGCCGCCTCGTGAAGGGGGGTGAATTTCCATAGATCCGCGACATTCACCGATGCACCGTGCTTCACTAACAATTCCGTTACCTCGTAATGACCATAAGAGCAGGCATTGTGTAAGGGAACCAGTCCACTAAAAGTAGAAAGTTAAACGGTTGTTAGCTATTACGTTCGAATCGGGGGCAAGTTTTGGGGCgcgacaaatttgggggagcgacaaattttgggaagcgataaatttgagggagcaacaaattttgagcgaaagaaattggaaaaggtttaaacacagaagcttgagttaattgaattaatttttaaattgtctcgactccTTTACATTAAAGTATTTGATGATACTttgcggaaagggcggcagccGCTTGTTAGCCTAATATTCAAATCCGCCCCCGTTTCAAATAGTTAGACACCGCGTGAAAGTAAGCAgcagatttttaattaaacgaactGACCCTTTATCTTTGGCGTGTACATCTGCTCCATGTGCCAATAAATATTCGACTACAGGCACTCTATTGAATCCCGCTGCAAAGTGCAGCGGCGTGGAATGCCGCCCATCCAAATCGCGGCAATTAACAGCGTGCGGATTTGTTTGTAAAATTCTTTCCACCGCTGCTAGATCGCCGGATTTACTCGCTTCTAACAACTGCGCCTCCGCGTCATCTGTCCCGCTCGGCGGATCTATAAAACAGAAATGAGAACAGATGCATTCCTTGGCTGAAAGGAGCACTTCTTTTATCTGAAATATGGTAGACTTCGAACCTTGTAGTATTTTAAGGACATTTTCTGCAGCTAATTGCGCCGCGGTATAGCCCTGAAGCGATACTATAGATGGATCAATATTGTACGATAACAATATTCTGCAAGCTTGCACATTGTCTTCTCTAACACACCTGTTCATGTACAACaatgtttttaatgtaaaaaaaaagtcaagcatcttttcgcaaaaaaaaatataataatggaACGTCTCGAGCGTTTTTACGATTCACGGTACCTGTGTAGTGCAGTTTGCCCTAATCCATCTAAAGCATTGACTTTCGCGTTATGTCTAAGTAGCACATCCATTGCATCGTAATGAGAGTGATCAGTGGCAACATGTAGTGGTGTaagaaaatctttatttttctcGTTTAAGGCAGCATTTTTCCTAATCAACGATTCTATTACTTGTTTTCTCTTGGGATAAGGAGATGCAACGGCGCAGTGCAGCGGTGTGTCCCCGGTATACGGGTGTTTAAAGTTTACGACTTCTTGGGACAGgtacttttttaatttagttagaTCTGCCTGCCTGCAGGCATCCAAGAGGCAGTGTCCCTTGTACTCGTCTACAATTAAAGTGTATCTAACAAAGTCATGTTCTGTGTGTATTCCTTTTTTCATGTAATATGGTATAAAAGCAGCAGACGTACATGCTAATCTTTCTTGCAATTCCAATGTCGGGGCCACGTCAATGGCGCTCTTACTGTGGCAGTTCAATTGTGTCGGATCTGCGCCCTCGCTCAAAAGTAACGAGCAGACCTCGGCCCTGGATTTACTAGCGGCCTCGTGCAGCGGAGTGAATGCCCACAAGTCACTAGCGTTAACTGCAGCACCGTGCTTAAGAAGTGCTTCGGTTACCTCAAAGTGGCCGTACGAACATGCATTGTGAAGTGGCACGAGACCTCTGTAACATTCCCATCGAAGGAGAAATTACTTGGCGCCTATGTGTATCGCGTGTACCTTAAGActagagctgttcgggtactcgaataaagcgagccgagccgggtacccgtaaaatccgggtagctcgaattttctcgggtggcttgaaaaatccgggtagtccgaaACGTTTCAGGCCGCCCGGATACATAAGCACTATATATTGCACAAAATACACCCCCCAAAAATTTATATACGCGCATTAGATACGAGGAAAACATGAGTagtgcgaagttcgcacaagcccgaggggtttgaaagtagttagaaattcttttaataagtaaacttcaagattataaattaatcaatacccacttggaaacgggtgtttggcCCGAAAAAGTTCGGGCTATCCGGTTCTTCCgagccgcccgaaaaaattcgagttactCGGATTTTTCGAGCcgcccggattttacgggtacccggctcggcccgAATTTCAAGCCCCCCGAACATTCgagcactcgaacagccctacttGAGACTGAATATAGTTACCCTTTATCTTTCGCGTGCACGTCCGCGCCATTCTGCAATAAAATTTGCACCACTCTGGATCTGTTGTATCCAGCAGCTAAATGCAACGGAGTAGACCTCCTGCCATCGCTCGCGTGGCAATTTACATTTAAAGGATTCAGAAGTTGTAAAAGACGCTCTTCGTTTCCCGACCTTGCCGCCTCTAGCAATTCATCCTTCTTATACTCTCCTGTTAATACTGGTTTAGTTACGGGATCTGCTAATTCTAATGCTGTCTTTCCTTCAGTATTTCTGATATTTGCATCTGCTCCGTGCTGCAGCAGAGCAATACATACATCTATTTTACCCTGTCAGAATAATCAGAACAAGGCATTTAATAGCATCTCACAGACGTATTAATATTCGTACACCAACTAGAACGCCGAGTACCTTAATCGCAGCCTCGTGCAACGGAGTGTAATTCCAATTGTCTCTGGTATTTGGGTTAGCCCCAGCTTCCAAAAGAAGTCTCACAACATCGGAATGTCCGAAAGAGCACGCGTTATGCAAGGGATGTAAACCCCCATCGTCGCGTGCTTGAATAGACGCTCCAGCGGAGAGCAAGAACTCTACTACGTCTCTCCTACCATAACCTGCGTATTAAAAACACAAAACAGTACAACTGAATCTCATTCTTCCAACTCCCACGACAAGGGTGGCATCGGCATTAACACCCGCTTACGGACGAAACCTGCGCGAAATACAACTACAACGAATTATCTTTGAAATCCAATACAAGCACATTGGGTGTCTCAAGACAGTTATTTAAATTGCTAAATTACAACACCGAGTCCGCCTTTGAACTGACCCACGTTCACGAACTGACGTTAAGACATCGTTCTCTCGGTCTGTCGCGGCGAATCGCGATCTGTCCGCGGAGTTTCTTTGATGAAAGAAGGCTGAACGAACTGTTAGAATAATGAGCTTACCAGCTGCAAAGTGTAGGGGGGTGGACTTGCGTCCGGCAGTGTCTCGAGCATTGACCGTTTTCGGTGTAACCAACGCCTTTACCCTGGCGAGGTCTCCCGTTTTGCAGGCCTCGAACAGCTCCCTCAGGGGATCCGCGTTCACCGATCCCGACAGGGAATCGGGATTTGTTAAAGTCGATCTACGTCCTGCCATTTTACACCGCCATTTTCACGCCACTGTCCGACGGATACACTTCACTGGCTCATTGTGTGTTGAAAGCTTTCACGACGGCACAGAGATGAGTTGCTATGGCACAACCCAGTGGCGCCGCCACACACCCAGGAACGTTCATTTTTTCAAACTCCACCATACGCAACGCGATTCTGGCCCTGCAACAGGATAATGTAGAAACATCGATAGAAATCAAATGATTCTTATtaaattcattaatttcatgCTCCCGTCTGTTAAACACGCGTGTCTTACATACATTACACGCGCTCCTGTATGATGTAAGACACCGTGTCTTGtgtacaaacatttttttacccCCCAATGTCctttgaaagaatttatttacaGGATTGTTGTGGGCAGTGGGCTA from Andrena cerasifolii isolate SP2316 chromosome 10, iyAndCera1_principal, whole genome shotgun sequence includes:
- the Tnks gene encoding tankyrase isoform X2 yields the protein MAGRRSTLTNPDSLSGSVNADPLRELFEACKTGDLARVKALVTPKTVNARDTAGRKSTPLHFAAGYGRRDVVEFLLSAGASIQARDDGGLHPLHNACSFGHSDVVRLLLEAGANPNTRDNWNYTPLHEAAIKHGADANIRNTEGKTALELADPVTKPVLTGEYKKDELLEAARSGNEERLLQLLNPLNVNCHASDGRRSTPLHLAAGYNRSRVVQILLQNGADVHAKDKGGLVPLHNACSYGHFEVTEALLKHGAAVNASDLWAFTPLHEAASKSRAEVCSLLLSEGADPTQLNCHSKSAIDVAPTLELQERLAYEYKGHCLLDACRQADLTKLKKYLSQEVVNFKHPYTGDTPLHCAVASPYPKRKQVIESLIRKNAALNEKNKDFLTPLHVATDHSHYDAMDVLLRHNAKVNALDGLGQTALHRCVREDNVQACRILLSYNIDPSIVSLQGYTAAQLAAENVLKILQDPPSGTDDAEAQLLEASKSGDLAAVERILQTNPHAVNCRDLDGRHSTPLHFAAGFNRVPVVEYLLAHGADVHAKDKGGLVPLHNACSYGHYEVTELLVKHGASVNVADLWKFTPLHEAAAKGKYEIVRLLLRHGADATKKNRDGATPLDLVRDGDQDVADLLRGNSALLDAAKKGNLTRVQRLVTQDNINCRDAQGRNSTPLHLAAGYNNLEVAEFLLERGADVNAQDKGGLIPLHNASSYGHLDIAALLIKYNTVVNATDKWGFTPLHEAAQKGRTQLCALLLAHGADPFLKNQEGQTPVDLASADDVRCLLQDAMASQQIVPSVPSGNSGVGVAINLSGNGNNTINSRPPSIVAVPVTPPPPLTQETVIMPSGTAMTLCVPLARPSSCLSPMPPSETCSERDSKDSCKDNSITTVAGFLQSLGLEHLLELFEREQITLDILAEMGHEDLKQVGVSAYGYRHKLIKGMEKLLNTTAGTPWQPTITPGTLLVDLLAEDKEFLAVEEEMQSTIRQHRDNGHSGGIFSRYNIVRIQKVQNRKLWERYAHRRQEVAEEVGAAAPSSPSTGSRTTPGSTLPQANERMLFHGSPFINAIVQKGFDERHAYIGGMFGAGIYFAEHSSKSNQYVYGICGGTGCPAHKDRSCYICHRHLLLCRVTLGKSFLQFSAMKMAHAPPGHHSVMGRPSQGGLVFPEYVVYRGEQAYPEYLITYQIARPQQESGGSESVEER
- the Tnks gene encoding tankyrase isoform X1; this translates as MAGRRSTLTNPDSLSGSVNADPLRELFEACKTGDLARVKALVTPKTVNARDTAGRKSTPLHFAAGYGRRDVVEFLLSAGASIQARDDGGLHPLHNACSFGHSDVVRLLLEAGANPNTRDNWNYTPLHEAAIKGKIDVCIALLQHGADANIRNTEGKTALELADPVTKPVLTGEYKKDELLEAARSGNEERLLQLLNPLNVNCHASDGRRSTPLHLAAGYNRSRVVQILLQNGADVHAKDKGGLVPLHNACSYGHFEVTEALLKHGAAVNASDLWAFTPLHEAASKSRAEVCSLLLSEGADPTQLNCHSKSAIDVAPTLELQERLAYEYKGHCLLDACRQADLTKLKKYLSQEVVNFKHPYTGDTPLHCAVASPYPKRKQVIESLIRKNAALNEKNKDFLTPLHVATDHSHYDAMDVLLRHNAKVNALDGLGQTALHRCVREDNVQACRILLSYNIDPSIVSLQGYTAAQLAAENVLKILQDPPSGTDDAEAQLLEASKSGDLAAVERILQTNPHAVNCRDLDGRHSTPLHFAAGFNRVPVVEYLLAHGADVHAKDKGGLVPLHNACSYGHYEVTELLVKHGASVNVADLWKFTPLHEAAAKGKYEIVRLLLRHGADATKKNRDGATPLDLVRDGDQDVADLLRGNSALLDAAKKGNLTRVQRLVTQDNINCRDAQGRNSTPLHLAAGYNNLEVAEFLLERGADVNAQDKGGLIPLHNASSYGHLDIAALLIKYNTVVNATDKWGFTPLHEAAQKGRTQLCALLLAHGADPFLKNQEGQTPVDLASADDVRCLLQDAMASQQIVPSVPSGNSGVGVAINLSGNGNNTINSRPPSIVAVPVTPPPPLTQETVIMPSGTAMTLCVPLARPSSCLSPMPPSETCSERDSKDSCKDNSITTVAGFLQSLGLEHLLELFEREQITLDILAEMGHEDLKQVGVSAYGYRHKLIKGMEKLLNTTAGTPWQPTITPGTLLVDLLAEDKEFLAVEEEMQSTIRQHRDNGHSGGIFSRYNIVRIQKVQNRKLWERYAHRRQEVAEEVGAAAPSSPSTGSRTTPGSTLPQANERMLFHGSPFINAIVQKGFDERHAYIGGMFGAGIYFAEHSSKSNQYVYGICGGTGCPAHKDRSCYICHRHLLLCRVTLGKSFLQFSAMKMAHAPPGHHSVMGRPSQGGLVFPEYVVYRGEQAYPEYLITYQIARPQQESGGSESVEER